One genomic region from Paraburkholderia azotifigens encodes:
- the pabB gene encoding aminodeoxychorismate synthase component I gives MAAQATGTVFALLDDCDSTSSRRSSRLYTGFRHEHVCTDRAQLDAVCDAASADVDSGLFAVVLADYEFGQALQQKTQRAAGTLRFLLFDQCQKMSRDEVDTWLALYDSAAVEPSVAGIGGIHASVDERAFTQAIDAVHEALRAGDSYQINYTYRLYFDMFGTPAALFRRLRARQSVHYGALIALPADRWVVSCSPELFVEKKGASLRTRPMKGTAPRSSNAEQDRAAAEFLSHDPKNRAENVMIVDLLRNDLSRIAETGTVKTPALFSVEPYQSVWQMTSTVTATLRPRTSFADVLRALFPCGSITGAPKHKTMQLIEQLESTPRGLYTGAIGWFDAPPDLGEAAGKQCGDFCLSVAIRTLTLGAATPFGPRRGEMGIGAGIVLDSVAQDEYAECKLKARFLTEADPGFQLFETMYATREDGVRHLERHLARLGNSARWLGFPFDEDSVRAQLVAQCAPLRSATPHRMRLTLDKAGATEITVAPLVPLTDEVVGVLLGPDRGFAATLAADPLLLHKTTRRAEYDRGWREAESHDAFDTLFFNERGELTEGGRSNVFVKLEGRWWTPPLASGVLPGVMRGALLDDPGMQAGERVLTREDVVNAEALMLCNALRGALPARIIA, from the coding sequence ATGGCGGCTCAAGCAACAGGCACCGTGTTCGCGTTGCTGGACGACTGCGACTCGACCTCGAGTCGCCGGTCGAGCCGGCTCTATACGGGGTTTCGGCACGAACACGTCTGCACTGACCGCGCGCAGCTGGATGCCGTGTGCGATGCGGCCTCGGCCGATGTCGACAGCGGCCTTTTCGCGGTCGTGCTGGCCGACTACGAGTTCGGACAGGCTTTGCAACAGAAGACGCAGCGCGCCGCTGGCACGCTGCGTTTTTTATTGTTCGATCAGTGCCAGAAAATGTCGCGCGACGAGGTGGACACCTGGCTCGCGCTCTATGACAGCGCGGCGGTCGAGCCTTCCGTGGCGGGCATCGGCGGCATTCACGCGAGCGTCGACGAAAGGGCCTTCACGCAGGCTATCGATGCCGTCCACGAGGCCTTGCGCGCCGGCGACTCCTATCAGATCAACTACACCTACCGCCTGTATTTCGACATGTTCGGCACGCCGGCCGCACTTTTCAGGCGGCTTCGCGCGCGTCAGTCGGTTCATTACGGCGCGTTGATCGCGTTGCCCGCCGATCGGTGGGTGGTTTCGTGCTCGCCGGAACTGTTCGTCGAGAAAAAGGGCGCGTCACTACGCACCCGGCCGATGAAGGGAACGGCGCCACGCTCGTCGAACGCCGAACAGGATCGCGCGGCAGCCGAATTCCTGTCTCACGATCCGAAGAACCGCGCCGAAAACGTGATGATCGTCGATCTGCTGCGCAACGATCTGTCGCGGATCGCCGAAACGGGTACGGTCAAGACACCCGCGCTCTTTTCCGTCGAGCCGTATCAGTCGGTCTGGCAGATGACGTCGACGGTGACAGCGACGTTGCGTCCGCGCACCTCGTTCGCCGATGTTTTACGCGCGCTGTTTCCCTGCGGCTCGATCACGGGCGCGCCGAAGCACAAGACCATGCAACTGATCGAGCAGCTCGAATCGACGCCGCGCGGCCTCTACACAGGCGCGATCGGCTGGTTCGACGCGCCGCCCGATCTCGGCGAAGCAGCTGGCAAGCAGTGCGGCGATTTCTGTCTGTCGGTGGCGATTCGCACGCTGACGCTCGGCGCCGCGACGCCCTTCGGACCGCGGCGCGGCGAAATGGGTATCGGCGCGGGCATCGTGCTCGACAGTGTGGCGCAAGACGAATACGCGGAGTGCAAATTGAAAGCACGTTTCCTGACGGAAGCCGACCCTGGCTTCCAGCTATTCGAAACGATGTACGCGACGCGTGAGGATGGCGTGCGGCATCTCGAACGCCATCTCGCGCGGCTCGGCAATAGCGCGCGCTGGCTGGGTTTCCCATTCGACGAAGACAGCGTGCGCGCGCAGCTCGTTGCACAATGCGCGCCGCTGCGTAGCGCAACGCCGCACCGGATGCGACTCACGCTCGACAAGGCGGGCGCAACGGAAATCACGGTTGCGCCGCTCGTGCCGCTGACGGACGAAGTGGTCGGCGTGCTGCTGGGCCCGGATCGCGGGTTCGCGGCGACGCTGGCCGCCGATCCGTTGCTGCTGCACAAAACGACGCGCCGCGCGGAATACGATCGCGGCTGGCGCGAAGCCGAATCTCACGATGCGTTCGATACGCTGTTCTTCAACGAGCGCGGCGAGTTGACCGAGGGCGGGCGCTCAAACGTTTTCGTGAAGCTCGAGGGGCGCTGGTGGACGCCGCCGTTAGCGTCGGGCGTGTTGCCGGGCGTAATGCGGGGCGCGCTGCTCGACGATCCCGGCATGCAGGCGGGCGAGCGGGTGCTGACGCGGGAAGATGTAGTGAACGCTGAAGCGCTGATGCTTTGCAATGCGCTGCGTGGCGCGTTGCCGGCGCGCATTATTGCTTGA
- the panB gene encoding 3-methyl-2-oxobutanoate hydroxymethyltransferase, which produces MTYLQETSRSAVTVPKLLAMREAGEKIAMLTCYDASFAALLDRAGVDSLLIGDSLGNVLQGQSTTLPVTLGEIAYHTACVARAKPSALIVADMPFGTYGTPADAYANAVKLMQSGAQMIKLEGGEWLADTVRFLVERSVPVCAHVGLTPQSVHAFGGFKVQGKTESGAAQLLRDSRAMQDAGAQLLVMEAMPTLLAAEVTKQLRIPTIGIGAGVDCSGQVLVLHDMLGIFPGKRPRFVKDFMQGQPSILAAVEAYVRAVKDGTFPGPEHTF; this is translated from the coding sequence ATGACCTATTTGCAGGAGACGAGCCGCAGCGCCGTCACCGTCCCGAAACTCCTCGCGATGCGCGAAGCCGGCGAAAAGATCGCGATGCTCACGTGCTATGACGCGAGCTTCGCGGCGCTGCTCGATCGCGCGGGCGTCGACTCGCTGCTGATCGGCGATTCGCTCGGCAACGTGCTGCAAGGACAGAGCACCACGCTGCCAGTCACGCTCGGCGAAATCGCCTATCACACGGCCTGCGTGGCGCGCGCGAAGCCGTCGGCGCTGATCGTCGCCGACATGCCGTTCGGCACCTACGGCACGCCCGCCGATGCTTATGCGAACGCCGTCAAGCTGATGCAGTCGGGGGCGCAAATGATCAAGCTCGAAGGCGGCGAATGGCTCGCGGATACGGTGCGCTTTCTGGTCGAGCGCTCGGTGCCCGTGTGCGCGCACGTCGGGCTCACGCCGCAATCGGTGCATGCTTTCGGTGGCTTCAAGGTGCAGGGTAAGACGGAATCCGGCGCGGCCCAACTGCTGCGCGATTCGCGCGCGATGCAGGACGCGGGCGCGCAACTGCTGGTGATGGAAGCGATGCCGACGCTGCTGGCCGCCGAAGTCACGAAGCAACTGCGCATTCCGACGATCGGCATTGGAGCGGGCGTCGATTGCTCGGGTCAGGTGCTCGTGCTGCACGACATGCTGGGCATTTTCCCCGGCAAGCGGCCGCGCTTCGTAAAGGATTTCATGCAGGGGCAGCCGAGCATTCTTGCTGCTGTCGAAGCGTATGTGCGGGCCGTTAAAGACGGCACCTTTCCGGGGCCGGAGCACACGTTCTGA
- a CDS encoding deoxynucleoside kinase produces the protein MTAPPLTVTAPDLRPPHGYLTIEGPIGVGKTSLARRLAQRWSMHELLERPQDNPFLERFYRDTSRYALQAQLSFALQRAQQTQDIAALRTTGTPLITDFMTQKNDIFARLTLQDDEYQLYRALAAKLDTPGPSPDLIIYLQASPEVLFSRIQKRAVPMELQISDAYLRSLCDAYNDFFYHYDGASVLTVSAEHLNPLESDADLALLVERIETMRGRKEFFVKGGTL, from the coding sequence ATGACCGCTCCGCCGCTCACCGTGACGGCGCCCGACCTGCGTCCGCCGCACGGCTATCTGACGATCGAAGGGCCGATCGGCGTCGGCAAGACGTCGCTCGCGCGCCGGCTTGCGCAGCGTTGGTCGATGCATGAACTGCTCGAACGTCCGCAGGACAATCCGTTTCTCGAACGCTTTTATCGCGACACGTCGCGCTATGCACTGCAAGCGCAGCTGAGCTTCGCGTTACAGCGCGCGCAGCAGACGCAGGACATCGCCGCGCTGCGCACCACGGGCACGCCGCTCATCACCGATTTCATGACGCAGAAGAACGACATCTTCGCGCGTCTGACGCTGCAGGACGACGAGTACCAGCTGTATCGCGCGCTCGCGGCGAAACTCGATACGCCTGGGCCGTCGCCCGATCTGATCATCTATCTGCAGGCCAGCCCCGAAGTGCTCTTTTCACGCATCCAGAAGCGCGCGGTGCCGATGGAGCTGCAGATTTCGGATGCGTATCTGCGCTCGCTGTGCGACGCCTACAACGACTTCTTCTATCACTATGACGGCGCGTCCGTTCTCACGGTCAGCGCCGAACACCTGAACCCGCTCGAATCCGACGCGGACCTTGCTTTGCTCGTCGAACGCATCGAAACGATGCGCGGGCGCAAGGAATTCTTTGTCAAAGGCGGCACGCTATAG
- the folK gene encoding 2-amino-4-hydroxy-6-hydroxymethyldihydropteridine diphosphokinase: MTVAYLGLGANLGDARQTLKDAVVCLAQHHTITVLAKSSLYRTAPIDAGGDDYLNLVVKLDTSMPVRHLLALCHKIEHHFGRERPFRNAPRTLDLDILLYGEHAIDEPDLIVPHPRMTERAFVLVPLLEIEPTLIIPQRGRADAFLSAVANQRIEKMKSACQCLAPGVADGVSAVSAEPKGGCR, encoded by the coding sequence ATGACGGTTGCCTATCTCGGCCTCGGCGCGAATCTCGGGGACGCGCGCCAGACCCTGAAAGACGCGGTGGTGTGTCTCGCACAACATCACACCATCACCGTGCTCGCGAAATCGAGCCTTTATCGAACCGCCCCGATCGACGCGGGCGGCGACGATTATCTGAATCTCGTCGTCAAGCTCGACACTTCGATGCCCGTGCGGCATCTTCTCGCGCTGTGCCATAAGATCGAGCATCACTTCGGCCGGGAGCGTCCTTTTCGCAACGCGCCGCGCACGCTCGATCTCGACATTCTGCTGTACGGCGAACACGCCATCGACGAACCCGATCTGATCGTGCCGCATCCGCGTATGACCGAGCGCGCGTTCGTGCTCGTGCCGCTCCTCGAAATCGAACCCACGCTGATCATTCCGCAACGCGGGCGCGCCGATGCGTTTCTGTCGGCCGTCGCGAATCAGCGCATCGAGAAGATGAAGTCTGCGTGTCAGTGTCTCGCGCCCGGTGTGGCTGACGGCGTCAGCGCCGTGAGCGCCGAGCCGAAAGGCGGTTGCCGATGA
- the pcnB gene encoding polynucleotide adenylyltransferase PcnB, translated as MIKKLIRKLFGQDEEPADEAAPSAQSDDSSLDEPAHNGRATRSSSKSASPKGGSRRKAAAAAAVPEPDAPVIISSDIHGIDPSLISRNAIRVTEGLQQAGFRAFIVGGAVRDLLLGIAPKDFDVATDATPEQVQKLFRRARIIGRRFQIVHVQFGQEIIETSTFRALVDAPPADSAPPRRLKRDELDRRTHAVDASGRVLRDNVWGEQHEDATRRDFTVNAMYYDPATQTVLDYHNGMADVRARLLRMIGDPATRYREDPVRMLRVVRFAAKLDFDIDEATRAPITELADLINNVPAARLFDEMLKLLLSGHALACLQRLRKEGLHHGLLPLLDVVLEQPHGEKFITLALNNTDARVRAGKPVSPGFLFATLLWHDMQQRWQQYEANGEYPVPALHRAMDDVLDMQTEKLAIHKRFSSDMREIWGLQHRLEKRSGRSALKLLEHQRFRAGYDFLLLRCESGELDEAVGSWWTEFIEGDAAAREALLSQGGKDRTPRKRRRRSSGRNRSKQGDGMEGGTASGNQAADDASQDGPHED; from the coding sequence GTGATCAAGAAACTCATCCGCAAGCTGTTCGGACAGGACGAGGAGCCCGCTGACGAAGCCGCGCCGTCCGCACAATCCGACGATTCCTCGCTCGACGAGCCCGCACACAACGGCCGCGCGACCCGTTCGTCATCGAAAAGCGCCTCGCCGAAAGGCGGCTCGCGTCGCAAGGCCGCCGCTGCAGCCGCCGTGCCCGAGCCCGATGCGCCCGTCATCATCTCGTCCGATATTCACGGCATCGACCCGTCGCTGATTTCCCGCAACGCCATTCGCGTGACGGAAGGCCTGCAGCAGGCGGGCTTTCGCGCGTTCATCGTCGGCGGCGCGGTGCGCGATCTGCTGCTCGGCATCGCGCCGAAAGACTTCGACGTCGCTACCGACGCCACCCCCGAACAGGTGCAGAAGCTGTTCCGCCGCGCACGCATCATCGGCCGGCGCTTCCAGATCGTGCACGTGCAGTTCGGCCAGGAAATCATCGAAACGTCGACGTTCCGCGCACTCGTGGACGCACCGCCCGCCGATTCCGCGCCGCCGCGCCGCCTGAAACGGGACGAACTGGACCGCCGCACGCATGCCGTCGATGCAAGCGGCCGCGTGCTGCGCGACAACGTCTGGGGCGAACAGCACGAAGACGCCACGCGCCGCGACTTCACGGTCAACGCGATGTACTACGACCCCGCGACGCAGACGGTGCTCGACTATCACAACGGCATGGCCGACGTGCGCGCGCGCCTGCTGCGCATGATCGGCGATCCCGCGACGCGCTATCGCGAAGACCCCGTGCGGATGCTGCGCGTCGTGCGCTTCGCGGCGAAGCTCGACTTCGATATCGACGAAGCGACGCGTGCGCCCATCACCGAACTCGCCGACCTGATCAACAACGTGCCCGCCGCGCGTCTGTTCGACGAGATGCTCAAGCTGCTGCTGTCGGGCCACGCGCTCGCGTGCCTGCAGCGTCTGCGCAAGGAAGGGCTGCATCACGGCCTGCTGCCGCTGCTCGACGTGGTGCTGGAACAGCCGCACGGCGAGAAATTCATCACGCTCGCGCTGAACAACACGGACGCGCGCGTGCGTGCAGGCAAGCCGGTGTCGCCCGGCTTCCTGTTCGCCACGCTTCTCTGGCACGACATGCAGCAGCGCTGGCAGCAGTACGAGGCGAACGGCGAGTACCCCGTGCCCGCGCTGCATCGCGCGATGGACGACGTGCTCGACATGCAGACCGAGAAGCTCGCCATTCACAAGCGCTTCTCGTCGGACATGCGCGAAATCTGGGGCTTGCAGCATCGGCTCGAAAAACGCTCGGGCCGCAGCGCGCTAAAGCTGCTGGAACACCAAAGATTTAGAGCGGGGTATGATTTCCTCCTGTTGCGCTGCGAATCGGGCGAACTGGATGAAGCAGTCGGTTCGTGGTGGACAGAGTTCATCGAAGGAGACGCCGCCGCACGCGAAGCACTGCTTTCGCAAGGCGGGAAGGACCGGACGCCCAGAAAACGACGGCGGCGCAGCAGTGGCCGGAACCGCAGCAAACAGGGCGACGGAATGGAGGGCGGCACGGCTTCAGGAAACCAGGCAGCAGACGATGCGAGCCAAGACGGCCCGCATGAGGACTGA
- a CDS encoding HAD family hydrolase, producing the protein MANLALFDLDHTLIPTDSDHEWGRFMVKLGIVEAESFARENDRFFADYKAGKLDIHAYLVAMLTPLAKYPRAQLKIWHDQYMHEVIKPAIVPAAMELVQKHLDAGDLCCMVTATNEFITAPIAEVFGIEKLIACEVETVDGHPASDYTGFPRGTPSYREGKIVRTEEWLASLGKTWSDFERSYFYSDSHNDIPLLEKVTDPIATNPDDTLRAHAQKQGWRILELFQPT; encoded by the coding sequence ATGGCTAACCTCGCTCTCTTCGACCTCGATCACACGCTCATCCCCACAGACAGCGACCACGAATGGGGCCGCTTCATGGTGAAACTCGGCATTGTCGAAGCCGAAAGTTTCGCGCGTGAAAACGATCGCTTCTTTGCCGACTACAAGGCCGGCAAGCTCGACATTCATGCCTATCTGGTCGCGATGCTGACGCCGCTGGCGAAATACCCGCGCGCGCAGCTGAAAATATGGCACGACCAGTACATGCACGAAGTCATCAAGCCGGCCATCGTGCCCGCCGCGATGGAACTCGTGCAAAAGCACCTCGACGCAGGCGATCTGTGCTGCATGGTCACCGCGACCAACGAATTCATCACCGCGCCCATCGCCGAAGTGTTCGGCATCGAAAAACTGATTGCGTGCGAAGTGGAAACGGTCGACGGCCATCCAGCTTCGGACTACACCGGCTTTCCGCGAGGCACGCCGAGCTACCGTGAAGGCAAGATCGTGCGCACGGAAGAATGGCTCGCGTCGCTGGGCAAAACCTGGTCGGATTTCGAGCGCAGCTATTTCTACAGCGATTCGCATAACGACATTCCGCTGCTCGAAAAGGTCACCGACCCGATCGCGACCAACCCCGACGACACGCTACGCGCTCACGCGCAGAAGCAAGGCTGGCGCATCCTCGAACTCTTTCAACCCACGTGA
- the hda gene encoding DnaA regulatory inactivator Hda, giving the protein MSRQLTLDLGTPPPSTFDNFFAGANAELVTRLRELDAALSAGPVADRTFYVWGESGSGRTHLLEALVHEAPPGHARYAGPQSSLAAFSFDPAVTLYAIDDCERLNGAQQIALFNLVNEVRAHPTSALVVTGNAAPMGLEVREDLRTRMGWGLVFHVAPLADDGKAAVLKRAARERGINLADDVPAYLLTHFRRDMPSLMALLDALDRFSLEQKRAVTLPLLRTMLASPDNAGGSADSPRRAALQASSSASSKIVPHG; this is encoded by the coding sequence GTGTCGCGCCAACTGACGCTCGATCTCGGCACCCCGCCGCCATCGACATTCGACAATTTCTTCGCCGGCGCCAACGCCGAGCTGGTGACGCGCCTGCGCGAACTGGACGCGGCGCTTTCGGCCGGCCCGGTCGCGGACCGCACGTTCTACGTCTGGGGCGAATCGGGCAGCGGCCGCACGCATCTGCTGGAAGCGCTCGTGCATGAAGCGCCGCCCGGCCACGCGCGCTATGCCGGCCCGCAGAGCAGCCTCGCGGCGTTCAGCTTCGATCCCGCCGTCACGCTGTACGCGATCGACGATTGCGAGCGCCTGAACGGCGCGCAGCAGATCGCGCTGTTCAATCTCGTCAACGAAGTGCGCGCGCATCCGACCAGCGCGCTCGTCGTCACGGGCAACGCCGCGCCGATGGGGCTAGAAGTGCGCGAAGACCTGCGCACGCGCATGGGCTGGGGTCTCGTGTTCCACGTCGCGCCGCTCGCCGACGACGGCAAGGCGGCCGTGCTCAAGCGCGCCGCACGCGAACGCGGCATCAATCTCGCCGACGACGTGCCCGCCTATCTGCTCACGCATTTCCGCCGCGACATGCCCAGCCTGATGGCCTTGCTCGACGCGCTCGACCGCTTCTCGCTCGAACAGAAACGCGCCGTCACGCTCCCGTTGCTGCGCACGATGCTCGCTTCGCCCGATAATGCGGGCGGCAGCGCCGACAGTCCGCGGCGCGCGGCTCTACAGGCCTCGTCATCCGCTTCAAGTAAAATAGTCCCTCATGGCTAA
- a CDS encoding AI-2E family transporter has product MQQNSPILTPYQRRAFIWLAIALAVGILVWLLSPVLTPFLLGAILAYILQPGVAWMTRRRVPRGLAAMLMILFFVAIVTLLGLLVLGVIQKEVPQLKQQVPVFFSHLHGWVTPKLAVLGVNDALDFASIRDMVMGQLEGSAQTVALYAWTSIRTSSNVMITVVGNVVMVPLVLFYLLYDWNAMLARVRGFIPRRWFAKTIHLARDMDHMLSQYLRGQLLVMGVLAVFYAVALYIAGFEIALPVGIFTGLAVFIPYIGFATGLGLALVAALLQFGNWYGFGAVAVVYGIGQILESFFLTPRLVGERIGLHPLAVIFALLAFGQLFGFFGVLLALPVSAILSVAFRELRQSYLSSSLYKN; this is encoded by the coding sequence TTGCAGCAAAACAGTCCGATTCTCACGCCGTATCAGCGCCGCGCCTTTATCTGGCTTGCCATTGCGCTTGCCGTAGGCATTCTGGTCTGGCTGTTGAGCCCCGTGCTCACGCCGTTCCTGCTCGGCGCGATCCTCGCTTACATCCTGCAGCCGGGCGTCGCGTGGATGACGCGCCGCCGCGTGCCGCGCGGCCTCGCCGCGATGCTGATGATCCTGTTCTTCGTCGCGATCGTCACGCTGCTCGGGCTGCTCGTGCTGGGCGTCATCCAGAAGGAAGTGCCGCAGCTCAAGCAGCAGGTGCCCGTGTTCTTCTCGCATCTGCATGGCTGGGTCACGCCGAAGCTCGCCGTGCTGGGCGTGAACGACGCGCTCGATTTCGCGAGCATCCGCGACATGGTGATGGGCCAGCTCGAAGGCAGTGCGCAGACGGTCGCGCTGTACGCCTGGACGTCGATCCGCACCAGCTCGAACGTGATGATCACGGTCGTCGGCAACGTGGTGATGGTGCCGCTCGTGCTGTTCTATCTGCTGTACGACTGGAACGCGATGCTCGCGCGCGTGCGCGGCTTCATCCCGCGCCGCTGGTTCGCGAAGACGATCCACCTCGCGCGCGACATGGATCACATGCTGTCGCAATACCTGCGTGGCCAGTTGCTCGTGATGGGCGTGCTCGCCGTCTTCTATGCGGTCGCGCTGTATATTGCCGGATTCGAAATCGCGCTGCCCGTGGGCATCTTTACCGGACTCGCGGTGTTCATTCCGTATATCGGCTTCGCAACGGGGCTCGGGCTCGCGCTCGTCGCCGCGCTGCTGCAGTTCGGCAACTGGTACGGCTTCGGCGCCGTCGCAGTGGTCTACGGCATCGGCCAGATACTGGAAAGTTTTTTCCTGACGCCGCGGCTTGTCGGCGAACGGATCGGCCTGCATCCGCTCGCGGTGATCTTCGCGCTGCTCGCGTTCGGCCAGCTGTTCGGCTTTTTTGGCGTGCTGCTCGCGCTGCCCGTCAGCGCGATACTCTCCGTCGCGTTTCGCGAGCTGCGGCAGAGCTATCTGTCGAGTTCGCTTTACAAGAACTGA